A region from the Sulfurivermis fontis genome encodes:
- a CDS encoding thioredoxin fold domain-containing protein, translating into MSRNLFLVFLSLFFAGVAPLHAEDAVLVKLRAVAAGLLPGQQVDSITPSPVAGLYQIAYGPRLFYISADGRHLISGDMFDLQQDANLTEEWRAKARAAALEANKGSMILYPAKGKARHTVTVFTDIDCSYCRKMHGGIKQMNDLGITVRYLAFPRAGIPSPSYDKLASVWCAADRNKAMDLAKNEDKVDRNVCAGNPVAEHLALGRSFGVNATPTLVLDDGRVIPGYLPPEQLAQELDRLRQARR; encoded by the coding sequence ATGTCTCGCAACTTATTTCTGGTCTTTCTTTCCCTGTTTTTTGCCGGCGTAGCGCCGCTGCACGCCGAGGATGCCGTACTGGTCAAGCTGCGTGCCGTGGCCGCCGGGTTGCTGCCGGGGCAGCAGGTCGATTCCATCACTCCGTCGCCGGTCGCCGGCCTGTACCAGATCGCCTATGGCCCGCGTCTGTTTTACATTTCCGCCGATGGTCGCCACCTGATCAGCGGTGATATGTTCGACCTGCAACAGGATGCCAATCTGACCGAGGAGTGGCGCGCCAAGGCGCGCGCGGCGGCTCTGGAGGCCAACAAGGGTTCGATGATCCTGTACCCGGCCAAGGGCAAGGCCAGGCATACCGTGACGGTGTTTACCGATATCGATTGCTCCTACTGCCGCAAGATGCACGGCGGCATCAAGCAGATGAACGACCTCGGCATCACCGTGCGCTATCTCGCCTTCCCGCGTGCCGGCATTCCCTCACCGTCCTATGACAAGCTCGCCTCGGTGTGGTGTGCCGCCGATCGCAACAAGGCGATGGACCTGGCGAAAAATGAAGACAAGGTGGATCGCAACGTGTGTGCCGGCAATCCGGTGGCCGAGCATCTGGCCCTGGGGCGCTCGTTCGGCGTGAATGCCACGCCCACCCTGGTGCTCGACGACGGTAGGGTGATCCCCGGTTACCTGCCCCCGGAGCAGCTGGCGCAGGAACTGGACCGATTGCGCCAGGCCAGGAGGTAA
- a CDS encoding UvrD-helicase domain-containing protein, whose amino-acid sequence MTEPTTHHPSDPTVNATVMASAGTGKTWLLVTRLTRLLFEGAAPDSILAITFTRKAAAEMQTRLAERLLRLAALDDNALAEELHTMHITPTAETRARARRLYEELLHAGRPLRTTTFHAFCQDILRRFPLEADVPPGFELTEKSGELRAAAWEALVSEASAANDAQTARDLSLLLELCGGQSNVTAALNSFLDHRSDWWAFTTGHDDACGHATARLRELLQVDPDSDPRAELFTSQNLALLTEFRDLLALHATKTNAEHVERFSDILAPDADPLLRYQQARAVFLKKDGEPLARKHMDTQEKKMGAAGEARFLELHALMCAQLARVHDALAAQQTLMMHAAWYRAGSRLLEHYQRLKEEQRLLDFTDLEWRAYRLLTAADNAHWVQYKLDQRIDHLLVDEFQDTNPTQWRLLLPLLQEMAAGTGERARSVFLVGDGKQSIYRFRRAEPRLFHAAHRWLQQHLNAAAYPLHVSYRSAPAIMECVNRVFGAGGPLAGVLDDFTPHDTHHQALWGRVEVLPLIESPEPEAAVPRTTLRNPLHEPRVIVEDQRHLEEGRQIARTITTLLQGGTLIGHADTARPLRYGDVMLLVRKRTHVHAYEQALREAGIPYLGTDRGTLLDSPEVDDMVRLLETLITPYNNLALAQVLRSPLFACSDADLITLAQGQRGAWFERLLQVEAAAGTPLRRAADCLGRWHGLAGALPIHDLLDKVYSEGNVIARYEAAFPSHLRTRLRANLTRFIELALEIDHGRYPSLTRFLARLGEMREQGEAPDEAPAESATDRVRLLTIHAAKGLEAPVVFLADATASGGNDRAWHAQVGWPAEAEAPQHILLVGRKDQQDAFTRQQLAEEQRAEQREAANLLYVALTRARQLLYITGCRPNQGNDLGWYGVLQQAVAEPITSNTMPCAAAAATATVQTAAPLPPAALRQVLQVLPLTREIAPSRSVQHTGGDGSDEDGRLRGIAIHRMLELLSAGGDANQVRAHVAAELQYPADDDEFIAWWQEAQDVLSAPPLRHLFDPACYREAWNEVPLHYDHAGCTVYGLIDRLVLTDTAVVIVDYKTHRQAVTGSLSELAAPYAAQMAWYAKGVRRLWPDKAVRTLLLFTATRQTVEID is encoded by the coding sequence CGCCTGTACGAAGAACTGCTGCACGCCGGGCGGCCCCTGCGCACCACCACCTTCCACGCCTTTTGTCAGGATATCCTGCGCCGCTTTCCGCTGGAGGCCGACGTGCCGCCCGGCTTCGAACTGACTGAAAAGAGCGGCGAACTGCGCGCCGCCGCCTGGGAGGCGCTGGTAAGCGAGGCCAGCGCGGCCAACGATGCGCAAACGGCCCGCGATCTGTCCCTGCTGCTGGAGCTGTGCGGCGGCCAGAGCAACGTCACCGCCGCCCTGAACAGTTTTCTCGATCACCGCAGCGACTGGTGGGCCTTCACCACCGGCCATGATGATGCCTGTGGCCACGCCACGGCGCGGTTGCGGGAGCTGCTGCAGGTGGACCCCGACAGCGATCCGCGGGCGGAGTTGTTCACCTCGCAGAACCTGGCCCTGCTGACCGAGTTCCGCGATCTGCTGGCGCTGCATGCCACCAAGACCAATGCCGAACACGTCGAACGCTTCAGCGACATCCTTGCTCCGGATGCCGATCCGCTGCTGCGCTACCAGCAAGCACGTGCCGTGTTTCTCAAGAAGGATGGCGAACCTCTGGCGCGCAAACATATGGACACGCAGGAGAAGAAAATGGGTGCCGCCGGCGAAGCCCGCTTTCTGGAACTGCATGCCCTGATGTGCGCGCAATTGGCGCGGGTGCACGATGCCCTCGCCGCGCAACAGACGCTGATGATGCACGCCGCCTGGTATCGTGCCGGCAGCCGCCTGCTGGAGCACTACCAGCGCCTCAAGGAAGAGCAGCGCCTGCTCGACTTCACCGATCTGGAGTGGCGCGCCTACCGTCTGCTCACCGCGGCCGACAACGCGCACTGGGTGCAATACAAGCTGGACCAGCGCATCGATCACCTGCTGGTGGACGAGTTCCAGGACACCAATCCGACGCAATGGCGCCTGCTGCTGCCGCTGCTGCAGGAAATGGCGGCCGGCACCGGCGAGCGGGCGCGCAGCGTGTTTCTGGTCGGCGACGGCAAGCAGTCCATCTACCGCTTCCGCCGCGCCGAGCCGCGCCTGTTCCACGCCGCGCATCGCTGGCTGCAACAGCACCTGAACGCCGCCGCCTATCCGCTGCACGTTTCCTACCGCTCCGCGCCGGCAATCATGGAATGCGTCAACCGGGTGTTCGGCGCCGGCGGCCCGCTGGCCGGCGTGCTGGATGATTTCACGCCGCACGACACCCACCACCAGGCGTTGTGGGGCCGGGTGGAGGTGCTGCCGCTGATCGAGTCGCCCGAACCCGAGGCGGCTGTACCGCGCACGACGCTGCGCAATCCACTGCACGAACCCCGTGTCATTGTTGAAGATCAGCGTCACCTGGAGGAGGGCCGCCAGATCGCCCGCACCATCACCACGCTGCTGCAGGGCGGCACCCTGATCGGCCATGCCGATACGGCGCGCCCCCTGCGTTACGGCGATGTGATGCTGCTGGTGCGCAAGCGCACCCACGTGCACGCCTATGAACAGGCCTTGCGTGAGGCGGGCATCCCTTATCTCGGCACCGATCGCGGCACCCTGCTCGACAGCCCGGAAGTGGACGACATGGTGCGGCTGCTGGAAACGCTCATCACACCCTACAACAACCTGGCCCTGGCCCAGGTGCTGCGCTCACCGCTGTTCGCCTGCAGCGACGCCGATCTGATCACCCTCGCCCAGGGCCAGCGCGGCGCCTGGTTCGAGCGCCTGCTGCAAGTCGAAGCGGCGGCAGGCACGCCGCTGCGCCGCGCCGCCGATTGCCTGGGCCGCTGGCATGGTCTGGCCGGTGCATTGCCGATCCACGACCTGCTCGACAAGGTGTACAGCGAAGGCAACGTCATCGCCCGCTACGAGGCGGCCTTCCCGTCGCATCTGCGCACACGCCTGCGCGCCAATCTCACGCGCTTCATCGAACTGGCGCTGGAAATCGACCACGGCCGCTACCCCAGCCTGACCCGTTTCCTCGCCCGCCTCGGCGAGATGCGCGAACAGGGCGAGGCACCGGACGAGGCGCCGGCGGAAAGCGCCACCGACCGCGTGCGCCTGCTGACCATCCATGCCGCCAAGGGGCTGGAGGCGCCGGTGGTGTTTCTCGCCGATGCCACCGCCAGCGGCGGCAACGACCGTGCCTGGCATGCCCAGGTGGGCTGGCCGGCCGAGGCGGAGGCACCGCAACACATCCTGCTGGTGGGCAGAAAAGACCAGCAGGATGCCTTTACGCGCCAACAATTGGCGGAGGAACAGCGGGCGGAACAGCGAGAGGCCGCCAATCTGCTGTACGTGGCGCTGACCCGCGCCAGACAATTGCTGTATATCACCGGCTGTCGCCCCAACCAGGGCAATGATCTGGGCTGGTACGGCGTGTTGCAGCAGGCAGTCGCAGAACCCATCACATCCAATACCATGCCCTGTGCCGCGGCAGCGGCCACTGCCACGGTGCAGACCGCCGCGCCGCTGCCGCCCGCGGCATTGCGCCAGGTGCTCCAGGTGCTGCCGCTGACACGCGAGATCGCCCCCAGCCGCAGCGTGCAGCACACGGGCGGCGACGGCAGTGACGAGGATGGCCGTCTGCGCGGCATCGCCATCCACCGCATGCTGGAACTGCTCAGCGCCGGGGGCGACGCCAACCAGGTGCGCGCCCACGTCGCCGCCGAGCTGCAATACCCGGCCGATGACGACGAATTCATCGCCTGGTGGCAGGAGGCGCAGGATGTGCTGAGCGCACCGCCGCTGCGCCACCTGTTCGATCCTGCCTGCTACCGGGAGGCCTGGAACGAGGTACCGCTGCATTACGACCATGCCGGCTGCACCGTATATGGTCTGATCGATCGCCTGGTGCTGACCGATACCGCCGTGGTGATCGTCGATTACAAAACCCACCGTCAGGCCGTCACCGGCAGCCTGTCCGAGCTGGCGGCTCCTTACGCCGCACAGATGGCCTGGTACGCCAAGGGGGTGCGCCGACTGTGGCCGGACAAGGCAGTGCGCACGCTGCTGCTGTTCACCGCGACGCGGCAAACCGTTGAAATCGACTGA
- the trxA gene encoding thioredoxin encodes MSNSAHIIEVTAENFAAVVDRSMQVPVLVDFWAAWCQPCKALLPIVEKLAAEYQGRFLLAKVNIDEQQALANQFGVRSVPTVKLIRDGRIVDEFSGALPESQVRAFLDKHMEQPADKYLAAAEQAWQSGDTVQAEAILRQVMREIPEDRRAQLMLAELLAIGGNTDEASQLLASLPADVALSPQAEALRARLSFTAAATGAPDIDTLQQMLTANPQDSQARYQLAARLVLAGDPEGALEQLLELLRRDRSWGDDAGRKGMLQIFDLLGGQGDLVNRYRRLMFTAMH; translated from the coding sequence ATGAGCAACAGCGCACACATCATTGAAGTCACCGCCGAAAATTTCGCCGCCGTGGTCGATCGCTCCATGCAAGTACCTGTTCTGGTGGATTTTTGGGCCGCCTGGTGCCAGCCATGCAAGGCACTGCTGCCCATCGTGGAAAAACTGGCGGCGGAATATCAGGGCCGGTTCCTGCTCGCCAAGGTCAATATCGACGAACAGCAGGCCCTGGCCAATCAGTTCGGCGTGCGCAGCGTGCCCACCGTGAAACTGATCCGCGACGGCCGCATCGTCGACGAGTTCAGCGGGGCCCTGCCGGAATCACAGGTGCGAGCCTTCCTCGACAAACACATGGAGCAGCCGGCGGACAAGTACCTCGCCGCCGCGGAACAGGCCTGGCAGAGCGGTGATACCGTACAGGCGGAAGCCATCCTGCGTCAGGTGATGCGGGAGATTCCGGAGGACAGGCGCGCCCAGCTGATGCTGGCGGAACTGCTCGCCATCGGCGGCAACACCGACGAAGCCAGCCAGTTGCTCGCCAGCCTGCCTGCCGATGTGGCCCTGTCGCCACAGGCCGAGGCACTGCGTGCGCGCCTCAGCTTCACCGCGGCCGCCACCGGGGCACCGGATATCGACACGCTGCAACAGATGTTGACCGCCAATCCGCAGGACAGCCAGGCGCGCTACCAGCTGGCGGCCCGCCTGGTACTGGCCGGCGATCCGGAGGGGGCACTGGAGCAACTGCTGGAACTGCTGCGCCGCGATCGAAGCTGGGGTGACGATGCCGGCCGCAAGGGCATGCTGCAGATATTCGATCTGCTCGGTGGCCAAGGGGATCTGGTGAACCGCTACCGCCGCCTGATGTTCACGGCGATGCATTGA